The window ATCGGTGATGGTATTGCCATTCCACATGCAAAATCAGCTGCGGTGAAGGTGCCAGGGATCGCGTTCGGACGATCTTTGCCAGGTATCGACTATGCTTCATTGGACGGTCAGCCGGCTCATTTGTTTTTCATGATTGCGGCTAGCGAGGGGGCAAACAACGACCATCTCGAAGCACTTTCGAGACTTGCAACGTTTTTAATGGATGCTAATTTTAGGGAGAAAGTTCTAAAAGCAACTTCAAAATCGGAAATTTTACAAGCGGTAAACGACAAGGAAGCCGAACTGGACGGACCTGAAGAGGTAGATGAGGCATTCCGTGTATCAGCATCGAAAATACTCGCTGTTACTGCTTGTCCGACAGGGATTGCGCATACGTACATGGCAGCGCAAAAACTGAACGAGAAAGCGAAAGAGATGGGCATTTCGCTTAAGGTGGAAACGAATGGCTCGTCTGGCGTGAAAAACCGTTTAACAGACGCCGAGATTGAGGGAGCCGATGCCATTATCGTTGCAGCGGATACGAAAGTTGAAATGGCCCGTTTTAACGGCAAACCGGTTATCCAGACGAAAGTGGGCAAGGCGATTTATGAAACTGAAGAATTATTGACTCGCGCAGTCAGGGCAGATGCGCCGATTTACAAACATGATAAGTCAAAAGATACTGCCGAAACATCAGAAACTAAGAATGGCTTTTATAAGCATTTAATGAACGGCGTTTCCAATATGCTACCGTTTGTAGTTGGCGGGGGAATTTTGATTGCGCTATCATTCTTCTGGGGGATTAACTCAAGCGATCCGAATAGTGCAGACTATAATGCGTTCGCAGCAATGTTGAATACAATCGGCGGTGGAAATGCGTTCTTCCTCATGGTTCCGGTGTTGGCAGGTTTCATCGCGTCGAGTATTGCGGAACGGCCCGGATTTGCACCAGGTATGGTTGGAGGGTTAATAGCGATTACGGTTACAGGCGTGGACGGTGTTAGTGGTGGATCCGGCTTCCTTGGCGGTATCATTGCCGGTTTCCTAGCTGGTTATGTAACAGTTCTCGTCAAAAAAGCATTCGCGGTACTACCTGATGCACTTGAAGGATTGAAGCCGGTGTTGTTCTATCCCGTATTCAGCATAGCAATCACGGGTCTTATCATGATGCTAATCAATCCTCCTTTGACTAAACTATATACGGGTATGTCCGCATTCTTGGAAGGCCTTGGTGGAACAAACCAAGTGCTTGTCGGAATTTTATTAGGCGCAATGATGGCAATTGATATGGGCGGTCCGATAAATAAAGCTGCCTATACGTTTGGTATTGCAATGCTCGATGCACAAAACTTTGAATTTATAGCAACAGTCATGGCAGCTGGAATGGTGCCACCGCTTGGCATGGCAATTGCAACGACTTTGTTCAAAAAACGTTTTACAAAACAAGAGCGCGAAGCAGGGAAAACGGCTTACGTTCTTGGTGCTTGCTTTATAACGGAAGGAGTCATCCCATTTGCGGCTGCAGACCCGGCACGCGTCATTCCAGCATCCGTAGTCGGAGCTGCATTGACCGGTGGGCTTACAATGCTATTTGATATTGGTTTACGTGCACCACATGGCGGTGTCTTCGTTATGGGACTTGTGGAAGGCGGCGTTGGTAAGGTGTTGCTGTATGCATTAGCAATAATCGCTGGCGCAGTGGTTACAGGTTTACTCGCGGGAATATTGAAGAAAAACAAAATGCAAGCGATTTAAAATAAAGAGAGCTGTCCAGAATGTCATTCACACATGGCTGTTGGAAGAGCTCTCTTTTTCAAAAAAATGGTACGAAAGTATTAGACTTTTATTCTGGAACAGTGCCTAGACTCCAGGAGCCTTACGTTTTACTTTAGTAAACCTCAAGTCATCTATATGTATAGGCAGCGCGTAATAGTGGAACACTTCCTGGAAAGCGGAGGTGTGAACTTGGATGACTTTTTTGAAGTGGACTTTTGGGAAATGATTATGAGGACGACAGTTACATTTATTGTCCTGCTCATACTCGCGCGTTTTATGGGTAAGAAACAAATCTCCCAGCTGACATTTTTCCATTATGTAACGGGTATTACAATTGGTTCCATTGCGGCAGATATCGCTGGTGAAACCAGAACCCCATTTTTGGATGGACTCGTAGCGATGATTTGGTGGGCGATTCTGACAATGTTGATGAGCTACATTGCATTTAAATCTAAAAAAGCACGGATTCTTCTTGATGATCAGCCTACTATCGTAGTGTATGAAGGGAAAATAGTTGAACAATCCCTAAAGAAGTTGCGTCTCCATCTTAATGATTTGAGTATGATGCTGCGTGAACAAAGCATTTTTTCAATTAAAGATGTCCATTATGCAATACTAGAAACAAACGGACAGTTAAGTGTCATGAAAAAAGCGGGAGAAGAACCGGCAACGAAAAAGGACGTAAATGCCCCTGCACCACCACCCAAGTATATTCCGACTGAAGTAATAGCAGAGGGTAAGCTAACGAACAAGAATTTAACGGAACTTAACTTGACAGAAGAGTGGTTGTACGAACAATTGAAAAAGCAAGGCATCGGAAAAGTTGAAAGTATATTTTTTGCTGAAGTCCAAACAGATGGGAGTCTTCATATCGATATGAAATCCGAGGAAGCAAAGTAATGAGAAGCGTCGTAAAAAGGGGTCAACCCGGTTTTACGACGTTTCTCTTATGGTATTCAATTTTACTGAACAGCGCACATAATTGCAGAGACACCTGTCTCAATTGCTGCTTTACTTACCGCTTGTGTGACGGCAGTTACAACCCGTTCATCAAAAGGATCGGGCACAATATAGTCATCACGCAATTCGGATTCACTAATCAATGAAGCGATGGCAAAAGTCGCTGCCAATTTCATACTTTCATTTATTTCCGATGCCCTGACATCCAGTGCCCCCCTGAAAATACCAGGAAAAGCAAGGACGTTATTCACTTGATTTGGATAATCAGATCTGCCTGTCGCAATAATGCGAACTCCATAATCCAGTGCTTTTGCTGGCTCGATTTCAGGGTCAGGATTGGCTAAAGCAAAGATAATCGAATCATGATTCATACAGTTAATAAGCTCTTTTGTTAAAATATTGGCGGCAGAAACACCAATAAATACATCCGCACCCGTCATCGCAACTCGTAAAGAACCTTCTAAGCCATATGGATTTGTTATTTCAGCGATATCATCTTTAGTCGGATTCATGCCTTCTGGCCGTCCTTTGTAAATGATGCCTTTTGAATCACAGATGACGATTTGTTCAAAACCGATATTCCGCAGATGTTTGACAATTGCGATCCCGGCAGCTCCAGCCCCATTAACGACTATTTTAACCGAATTCATATTTTTACCGACAACTTTTAACGCATTTAATAATCCGGCACCAACAACAATTGCAGTACCGTGTTGGTCATCATGAAAGACAGGGATATCACATTCTTCACGTAGCCTTTTTTCAATTTCAAAGCAGCGCGGAGCCGAAATATCTTCTAAATTGATGCCGCCGAATGTCGGGCTGATGGCTTTGATGGTCTGTACGATGGTATCTACATCTTTAGTGCCTAAACAGATTGGAAAAGAGTCGATATTGGCGTATCTTTTTAATAGCAGGGCTTTCCCTTCCATTACGGGAAGTGCTGCTTCGGGTCCTATATCACCCAAACCTAGCACGGCTGTTCCGTCGGTAATAACTGCCACTAGATTCCCTTTGATGGTATAATCATATACTGCAGAGGGGTTTTTAGCGATTTCTAAACACGGCTCTGCTACTCCGGGAGAATATGCTAAGCTGAGATCTACACTGTTTTCAAGCGGGACCTTTGACACGGTTTCCATTTTTCCGTTATGAAGTCGATGCATTTCTAATGAAGAACGATAATGACCCGTCATTGAACATACCCCATTCCAATCAGTATTTTTATCTGTTGTTATAAATTATTAGCATGAACAAGGAAAAAATACAAGTCAGAAAATTTGAATCGGTTTGATAGTTTTGAAAGTGGAGCGCTTACATTGCCTTTGTTATAATGTTTATCTGATAGCGAACTTTTTTGTTGAAAACCGGTGTTTTAAAGGCATGAACTGAAAGTAGAAGAGTATCATATGTAAAAGTCTTAATCGTTGGTGTGTTGCAGTTAGCGGGCATGTCCTGTAAGGTGCACGGCCTTGGAGTATGAAATATACGGAACTTTCGAGGAGTGTAAGACTCACTGTTGGGAGTTGGATTTTTATCATTGGGGACCTTTCGGCATAGGGACTGTCATCGTCCCCTTTGCCATCAAGGTCCTGCATAACTCTAGTTTTATAATACCGGCTACCAGTATGCGTACTTTCGAGTTCATGGAAGTACGTTTTTTTATAGTCTAGGGTCCGGCATTTTACGTTTTTCTCAGAGTACTTCCCATTTGCGTTTTTCGGCTATTGCTAGTAATCGTGGTTCTGGTCGAACAGCAACAGGATTCCCCACAAGTTCTAGGACAGACAGATCGGAAAGACTATCCCCGTACGCGAAGCTATTTTGCCAATCGATTTTTTTGCCTTCGAGCACTTCATTGATCTTTTCATTTTTTCGTGACCCCTGTATATGATAAATCGGTGTTCGATTATCAATTTTACCAGCTTTCATAGGGATTTCAGTACCGATGATTGTGTCAAACTGCAATTCCTTTGTGACAGATTGCAAAAGAGAGGTGTATGCACCGGAGACAAGCATGATATGTATATTTTCAGCGGCATGTTGTTTCAAACGTCTAATGACTTCAAGATTAAAGCCTTGTCGTACCTTATCGGTCAATTCTTCGAAATAGGCATCTAATTCCTTTACGGACATTATCCCCAAAGCGTTTAAGTAGATTTGCATTGAACGTTCTTTCATTTTGGCTTCTGGAACCAGCTTTAACTTATGCCCGATAAAAGGCGGAAGGATGGCCCGGTAAAATTGTTTGTAATTAGTATGATAGACGGGATGGTATCTTAAATGGCCCATTAATAATTGAAAAGTTTCATCTGAATAGAGTGTTCCATCAAAATCGAATATCGCGACTCGCATAAAAATCCCCTTTTTCTTGTAATTTGTAATTAATTCCTTCGTTTCATCATACAGCGTTTGTATTGTAGAGGCAATTTGAGGATAATAAGGGGAGAGAGCGAGGAGTTTATTAAAATGAAAAAAAACCATAAGAACTCAGCAAGCAGGGCAGAAGATACTTCTGCTTATGCAGTGAAAGAACCGATAACATTATTGCCTTTTTTATTGGAAATGATGTCTAAAAGTAGCAGGAATTCAGTGAAGTCAATACTGACACGCGGGCAAGTGACAGTTGATGGAAGAATGGTAACACAACATAATCATCCACTCATACCTGGACAACGTGTTGAAATACTTAAAAACAAGGCAGCGATGAAAGAGGACACGCTCGTCGGTGTAACAATTTTGCACGAAGATGATGATATTATCGTTATTAATAAAGAAGCAGGTCTGTTATCGGTCGCTTCGAAAAACCCTGAAGACATGACTGCCTATAGACAGCTAATGGATTATGTGAAAGAAACCAATCAACGGAACCGGGTTTATATTGTTCACCGTCTGGACAGGGATACTTCGGGTGTAATGTTATTCGCCAAAAATGAGGAAGTGAAAAACGCATTGCAGGCTGCTTGGAGCGATGTGGTAAAAGAACGTGTATATACTGCACTTGTTCAAGGTGTCGTTAGAAAAAAAGAAGGTACGATTTCATCATGGCTAAAAGAAAGTAAAACATTTAAGGTGTACTCAAATCCCACTGACAATGGGGGGCAACACGCTGTAACCCACTACAAAACGATACAGTCGAATAGTAACTTCACTTTACTCGAAGTTCAACTTGAAACAGGACGTAAAAATCAGATTCGGGTTCATATGGAAGACCTTGGTCACCCAATTGTTGGTGATAAGAAATACGGTTCTACTGTTAATCCCATCAAACGGATCGGCCTGCATGCAACAGCATTGGCACTTTTGCATCCGCGAACTGGGGAACTTGTCCGTTTTAAGGCGGATGTGCCTACTTCACTTATTGCTAAGTCAAAATGATCGGTTGGTGTATTCATGAAAATCACTTCATATGATGATTTAGAGCAGGCGGAGATGGTACTCTCGTTTGGCAAGCAAAAAATGTCCGTATCGATCTTTAAGATAGATGGGTTATTAATTGATACTGGACCAGCAAAAATGAAAGCACAGCTCTTGCCCTTGTTTGACCAGTGGGATATAACGAAAGTAATCTTAACGCACCACCATGAAGATCATACGGGGCTGGCCTATTGGCTTCAAGAAAATAAGAAAGTCCCAATCTATATTCACGAGTCAGGAATCACAGATTGCGAAAAGCGTATGAAGTTACCCTTTTATCGAAAGGTTTTCTGGGGAGAAAGAAAGCCGTTTCAACCTATTGCATTGAAGGATACGATTACTTCAGTTAACCATAACTGGGATATTATTCATACACCTGGTCACGCACACGATCATGTCGCATTGTTTAATAAAGAAAAAGGTTGGATGTTTGGCGGCGATTTGTATATACAACCCACCCCGAAAAGCTTATTTGCATTTGAATCTGTTCCCGAGATCATTACGTCATTAAAAAAAATATTGACGTATGATTTTGAAACATATATTTGTTCTCATGCAGGAGTTAAAATCAATGGCAGGCAAGCGATTGAGAATAAGCTTGGGTATTTGGAAAAGGTACAATTACAAGTTCAATCACTTCACAATCAAGGCATGGGCCCACATGCGATAAGGCAAAAACTATTTCCAAAAAGTCATCCAATGCACTATTTATCTTTTTTTGAAAATTCACCGCGACATTTCGTTAATTCGATTTTGAAATAATCGTATGAATGCCACGGAAATGATAACCAGAAACGATTTAGCTATCGCAAATCAATAAACGTTTATAAAGAATAACTTTTACTGTCATGCGGAGTTGTAAATAGTGAAGTTAATTATAGACCGAAAAATCAGGTGTTGACCACGATTGTAGTCAACACCTGATTTTTTTGCTGTTATTGGATATTGTTGGACGGCATACCAGGCTGTCCTTGTGAAGAAGCGAACGAATTCAATAATTGTTGCATATCTTGTTCAGCAAGTTGCGGTACTTGATAATAATGATGCTTGTTTTGATAAATCGACAGTTCATAAGCCATTTCTATACAATTCGGCACAGAATCAGCAAGTACACGGCGGACAACCGGATTGCATGTTTCTGTTGCAGCCATTGTCTTCATCGATGCGCCGGCTTTGGCAGAACCTAGCAAAAATCCTGAAATGATTTCATCGGAAATATCCGCTGTAGACTGCATCGGTTTTTTAGGTTGTGAAGGCTTCATGCCATACACAAAGTCGTTACCTTGTTTCATCTCATACCTTCCAGTAGGGTGCGAAGGATCCTGCCCGGATTTAAAGCATTCGACTGTAATATTATATTCGTCTAAAGAGAAACGGTATTGACGATCCAGAATATCAAGTAACTCGGGATCCTTCACGTGTGGACGCAGCAACATTGCTTGGTTGAGGCATGCAACAGTTCCAGATAATGCCTCATGAACGTCGAATAGTTCATGCCCACCGTGATTCATTTGTTGGGGAACAGTGCCTGTTTGCATGTTTTGGTGAGTTTGTTGATGCGATTGGTCGAATGGGTTTTGTGTCACTTCTAAAATTCCTCCTTGTTTTCATTAATTTTCATCAATGTCAGTATGGTTATTAGTGAGAAAGTTATGCGTGAAAGTTGTGAAACAAAAAGAATCTATGCATAATATCCTTCTGACAAAAATAGTCTTAGGTAGAGGACATTTTTGTCAACGAAAGGCAGATGATAAGTATGCAGATTCATGTGGTTCAAAAAGGACAAAGTTTGTATGGAATATCTCAAGCGTATGGCATTAATTATCAGGAAATTGCGCAAGCGAACGAATTACCGGATCCTTCACGTATCGTTGTAGGCCAAGCATTAGTCATACCGATTACTGGAAGTTATCATTGGGTTCAGCCGGGTCAGTCGCTTTATGTGATTGCTGGAATGTACGGCTTGACAGTCAATGAGCTCGCAACAATCAATCGGCTGTCCATATCGCAAAACCTGCGTATTGGTCAACGCCTTTATATTCCGCAAAAACCGAAAACGACAGCTGAAGCATTATTGTATGTCGAACCTCGAAATCCAGTCACACAAACGATGATTGACGAAGTTAGACAAAGAGTAGATTCGTTGACTTATCTTGCTATGTTCAGCTATGAGGCACAAAGGGATGGATCATTAAAGGCACCCCCGCTCGATGATATCCCGGCAATAGCGAGTGCTGCGGGTGCAGCGAATGCACTTGTTGTAAGTAACTTGGAGAATTTTGCATTTAATGCGGATCTTGCACATGTATTATTTACGGATGCAGCGGCTCAAAATCGCTTATTCGGTAATCTTATTCAAGTGGCTAACGAAGTCGGTTATAAAGACATTCATTTTGACTTTGAATTATTATATCCAGAGGATCGCGAACTGTATAACAGTTTTCTGCGACAGGCAAGAGATCGTTTTCATCAGGCAGGATTCACAATTTCTACCGCACTTGCGCCAATGACCAGTGACGTCAGAACAGGAATTTACGGGGCTCATGATTATCATGCACATGGAGAAATTGTAGATTTTGTTTCTCTGATGACCTATGAATGGGGCTATACGTACAGCGATCCGCAAGCTGTCAGCCCAATTGGTCCTGTTCGGAACGTCATTGAATATGCAGTTAGTCAAATTCCAAACGGAAAAATATTCTTAGGGCAAAATTTATATGGTTACGACTGGACTTCACCTTATCCGAGCCAAGGCGGTTCTCCCGCCAAAGCGCTAAGTCCGCAACAGGCGCTTGCGATAGCGATTGCGCAAGAGGTCGATATCCAATACGACTATGTAGCGCAGGCACCTCATTTCACGTATACCGAAGGAGGCGTACACCATGAAGTATGGTTTGAGGATGCTCGTAGCATTCAAGCAAAATTTGATTTGATTAAAGAATTCAACTTACGCGGAATTATGTATTGGAAGCTAGGCTTAGCATTCCCTCAAAATTGGCTATTATTAAAAGATAACTTTAACATACGTAAAGTTGACTAAAAAAATGAACCGCGATTGCCAAGGCAACCGCGGTTCATTTTTCATTTACCTAGTCTTTATTGATATAATTGATGACATTTGTCAGCAACTCTACGTCTGGATTGAAAATTAAAACAGGCAAGAAAGCGAAAGTCATTAGTAACATCACATTCGCGCCTATAAATGCACGCAGTATCTTTTTAATTCCCATAAACCTTCTCCCTCTTTCTCCTAGTTATAATTTTCCAATAACACCTGACAGCCACATTGTTAAATATATGCTTCATCAACTGTTAAATGAATAACTAAATAATACTCTCCCTTTAGAACAAAGTAAATAATTTAATTTCTCATTCATATTTAAGACACAATGATGTATAATTACTGACTCCACTTCAAAATAATGTTGTGTAAATTCATGATTTCAGAGATAATACTAAAAATGAATAAAATTTTAGAACTATCTTTTTATTAGGACAGTGGGGGTTAAGCGGTTCCCACTTTAACTTATACAAGGAAGGGATGAGCGCCGAATGACGAAGTTGAATGAAACTCATACAGACAATAAAAAAAGAGCAAATGATTATGTCCATGAAGTCTATGAATTGATCAAGAAAAGAAATCCAGATGAAAAAGAATTCTTACAAGCAACAAGAGAAATTTTCGATTCACTTCGACCTGTTTTTTCCAAGCATCCCGACTATATTTCAAATGGTATTCTGGAACGTATTACAGAACCGGAGCGTATTATAATTTTCCGGGTTGCATGGGAAGATGATAAAGGAAAAGTTCATGTGAACCGAGGATTCCGTGTTCAGTTTAATAGTGATCTTGGCCCCTATAAAGGGGGCATCCGATTCCATCCGTCCGTAAATAGCAGCATCATGAAGTTTCTGGCATTTGAACAGATATTTAAAAACGCATTAACAGGCCAACCGATTGGTGCAGGCAAAGGCGGATCTGACTTTGATCCAAAAGGAAAGTCAGACCGTGAAATTATGCGCTTCACTCAAAGCTTCATAACTGAGTTAAGTAAATATATTGGTGCGGATATTGATGTTCCCGCTGGCGATATTGGTGTTGGCAGAAGAGAAATCGGTTATATGTTTGGCCAGTATAATCGCATGAAAGGTGGGTACAAGGCAGGCGTATTCACCGGGAAAGATCCAAATCATGGCGGTAGCCTAGGACGGAAAGAAGCAACAGGTTATGGGACCATCTATTTTGTTGAAGAGATGTTAAAAGAAGCAGGCTTAAGTTTTGAAGGAAAAAAGGTTATTGTTTCAGGGTCAGGCAATGTTTCCACTTATGCAATTGAAAAAGCAATGCAGTTAGGTGCAACCGTACTAGCTTGCAGTGATTCAGCCGGTTATATTTATGACGAAAATGGAATTAATCTTGAAACGTTGAAGCGTTTGAAAGAAGTCGAGGGCAAACGGATTTCGGAATATATTAAAGAACATCCGGATGCTAAGTATCATGAAGATTGTTCCGCAATCTGGTCGATTCCATGTGATATTGCTCTGCCATGTGCTACGCAAAATGAGATTGATGAGATAGCAGCGCGTATACTTATCGCAAATGGTGTAAAAGCAATTGGAGAAGGTGCGAATATGCCCTGCACGCTGGAGGCTATGTCTGTATTCCACGAACACAAAGTATTATTTGCACCTGCAAAAGCTGCGAATGCGGGCGGTGTTGCCGTTTCAGCTATGGAGATGTCTCAAAATAGTATGCGTTTATCCTGGACGGTAGAAGAGGTTGACGAGAGACTTCAAGATGTTATGAAAAATATTTATACGAGTTGTTTGGATGCCGCAAAAACATACGGCCATCCTGGTAATCTGGTAATCGGTGCGAATATTGCAGGGTTTTTAAAAGTAGCAGATGCAATGGTAGCCCATGGTCTTAGTTAAGCTTATGCCAGCCCAATAAGAAGAGTACACGAGATATTGCTTGTGTACTCTTTTTTATTTGAACAAAATCGATCAAAACTATTGTGTTAATTTGAAAACATGTTATTATAAAAATACTTAATGGTGCATAAAGATGCAAATAGATGAATGGAAGGGGTTATAAATTATGAGTAAGAAAAAAGTGGTTTTAGCATATTCAGGCGGTTTAGATACATCAGTGGCGGTACAATGGCTAACGGAACAAGGATACGATGTTATTGCTTGTTGCCTTGATGTCGGAGAAGGGAAAGATTTGGACTTTATACAGGCAAAAGCATTACAAGTCGGTGCAGCGAAAAGTTATGTCATCGATGCCAAGGAAGAATTTGCACAGGAATATGCATTGTTATCACTTCAAGCCCAAACTTATTATGAAAACAAATATCCGCTTGTGTCGGCTCTTTCACGTCCGTTGATTTCAAAAAAACTCGTCGAGGTAGCGCATAAAGAAAACGCTACAGCTGTTGCACACGGCTGTACTGGTAAAGGGAACGATCAAGTCCGCTTTGAAGTGGCAATCAAAGCGTTAGATCCCTCATTGGAAGTCATTGCCCCTGTCCGTGAATGGAGCTGGTCACGTGAAGAGGAAATCGCTTATGCTAAAGAGAAGAATATACCGATTCCAATCGATTTGGATAGCCCCTATTCCGTCGATCAAAACTTATGGGGACGTGCAAATGAGTGCGGAATCTTGGAAGATCCTTGGGCGGCACCGCCCGAAGATGCATTTGGTCTTACGGTTTCAATTGAAAATGCACCTGATACTTCTGATGTCATTGAAATTGATTTTGTAAAAGGAGTACCTGTTAGTGTTGATGGGCAGAAATACCCGCTCGGTGAACTGATTCTGAAATTGAATGATATTGGTGGAAAACATGGAGTTGGAAGGATTGACCATGTGGAAAACCGCCTTGTTGGTATCAAATCACGTGAGGTATATGAATGTCCAGGAGCAATTATATTGCTGAAAGCACATAAGGAATTGGAAGATCTAACACTTGTTAAAGAACTGGCTCATTTCAAACCAATCATTTCACAAAAATTGAGTGAGTTAATTTATAATGGTCTTTGGTTCTCACCACTTAGAGATGCTTTGGAAGCATTCATTAAAGACACGCAGCAGTATGTTAATGGAACAGTGCGCGTGAAGTTATTCAAAGGGCATGCAATTGTTGAAGGCAGAAAGTCAGCAAATTCACTTTATGACATGAACTTGGCGACGTATACCTCTGATGATTCGTTCGATCAATCTGCGGCAGTAGGGTTTATCAAGCTTTGGGGCTTGCCGACAGAAGTGCATAGCATGGTTAACAAAAAGCAAACAGTGAAAAAGTAATTGACATATATTGATTAAACACTTTCTTAAATAAAGCACCTGTAAAGGGCATTTAGTGGTTTATAACAAAAGTAAGCAGTCATTTACTGGTCAACTTTAGATAATCAACCTATATATATTGAACAAATGAATACGACTTATACGTTTTACAAGTGCTTTTGGGAGGCTACTAAAAAGTCTTGATACTTGGAGTGAATTGAAATTTCTGCCAATAACGCTTCGGCGCTTTGTGGATGCCTCCCGCGATAAGCCGGAAAGGAGAGCACTTGGGAGGGATTGAATTGCATCCCTCCTTGCTCTTATCGCTCCGGCTACCACGAAGTCGAGCCTTCGCTGGATGGTCTATTTGAGAAAGCGCATATCGTTATCTGGGATGAAATCTGCAACCCGGAGTGCGTCTTTCTTGAGTATAATTCTATATGTTGAAATACTGAATCCGGTGTATAAACTGAGCGAAGGCGCCTTACAGGGGTAGCCGAAGCCATAAGACTAGCGGCGAAGCTGCTCGGCTTATGGCGGGAGGCATCCCCTAGCGCCGCAGCGGTTCAATGGAATTTTTTATAGTATCAACTAGTAATCACCTTATACTCTCGCCATCTACATCTCAAAATCACATTTTTCTTGATAATGAACACCCTAGCCCAGGCTTAAGGCGAAAGGCATCCCCAAAGCGCCAAGCGATCTACAATCCACACCCTGAATTACATCTTTCTCATTACTGCGCCACAGCAGATTCAATGGGATTCTTTTATTCAACATATATAGGT of the Sporosarcina sp. FSL K6-1508 genome contains:
- a CDS encoding argininosuccinate synthase is translated as MMSKKKVVLAYSGGLDTSVAVQWLTEQGYDVIACCLDVGEGKDLDFIQAKALQVGAAKSYVIDAKEEFAQEYALLSLQAQTYYENKYPLVSALSRPLISKKLVEVAHKENATAVAHGCTGKGNDQVRFEVAIKALDPSLEVIAPVREWSWSREEEIAYAKEKNIPIPIDLDSPYSVDQNLWGRANECGILEDPWAAPPEDAFGLTVSIENAPDTSDVIEIDFVKGVPVSVDGQKYPLGELILKLNDIGGKHGVGRIDHVENRLVGIKSREVYECPGAIILLKAHKELEDLTLVKELAHFKPIISQKLSELIYNGLWFSPLRDALEAFIKDTQQYVNGTVRVKLFKGHAIVEGRKSANSLYDMNLATYTSDDSFDQSAAVGFIKLWGLPTEVHSMVNKKQTVKK
- the gdhA gene encoding NADP-specific glutamate dehydrogenase codes for the protein MTKLNETHTDNKKRANDYVHEVYELIKKRNPDEKEFLQATREIFDSLRPVFSKHPDYISNGILERITEPERIIIFRVAWEDDKGKVHVNRGFRVQFNSDLGPYKGGIRFHPSVNSSIMKFLAFEQIFKNALTGQPIGAGKGGSDFDPKGKSDREIMRFTQSFITELSKYIGADIDVPAGDIGVGRREIGYMFGQYNRMKGGYKAGVFTGKDPNHGGSLGRKEATGYGTIYFVEEMLKEAGLSFEGKKVIVSGSGNVSTYAIEKAMQLGATVLACSDSAGYIYDENGINLETLKRLKEVEGKRISEYIKEHPDAKYHEDCSAIWSIPCDIALPCATQNEIDEIAARILIANGVKAIGEGANMPCTLEAMSVFHEHKVLFAPAKAANAGGVAVSAMEMSQNSMRLSWTVEEVDERLQDVMKNIYTSCLDAAKTYGHPGNLVIGANIAGFLKVADAMVAHGLS
- a CDS encoding LysM peptidoglycan-binding domain-containing protein, coding for MQIHVVQKGQSLYGISQAYGINYQEIAQANELPDPSRIVVGQALVIPITGSYHWVQPGQSLYVIAGMYGLTVNELATINRLSISQNLRIGQRLYIPQKPKTTAEALLYVEPRNPVTQTMIDEVRQRVDSLTYLAMFSYEAQRDGSLKAPPLDDIPAIASAAGAANALVVSNLENFAFNADLAHVLFTDAAAQNRLFGNLIQVANEVGYKDIHFDFELLYPEDRELYNSFLRQARDRFHQAGFTISTALAPMTSDVRTGIYGAHDYHAHGEIVDFVSLMTYEWGYTYSDPQAVSPIGPVRNVIEYAVSQIPNGKIFLGQNLYGYDWTSPYPSQGGSPAKALSPQQALAIAIAQEVDIQYDYVAQAPHFTYTEGGVHHEVWFEDARSIQAKFDLIKEFNLRGIMYWKLGLAFPQNWLLLKDNFNIRKVD